From the Rhizobium sp. NZLR1 genome, the window ATAGCGCCGGTCGGCTGATCCAAAGCCACCCGAATTTTCCCGCCTGGCTTTCCTGTCGCGGCTCGTGCCGACGACGGCATGCCCAAGCCTTGCGACGCGGCGAGGCCGGTCAGGCCCAGCAGTGAGGCATATTTGAATAGATCACGTCTGGACAGGAAACCTGCCTGGTGTTCATCGACGGCTACGTTCCACAGGTCACCAGACATATTGCGTATGCCATTGAGGTCGTCTCGGCTTGTCATTGTTTGGCTCTCTCTAAAAAATCAGGAAACTGGTTTGCCGTCGACGCGGATTTCGTCGACCGCCTGTGGGTAAAAGGCGATCAGACCCTTGATCTTCGGAATTTCGGGAAGCGGGGCCTCGTAGCTCCAGGCGACATCTGCCCCATCCTCACCGATTTCAGGGGAATAAGACCAATAGGATGCGATCCCCTTATAGGGGCAGCGCGACGTGCTGGAGGACACTGTCAGCGTATCCATCCGGATATCCGACGGCGGGATGTAGTAGCGGGTTGGAAGGTGCGTCTCGAAAAGGAAGACAGCATTTGTCGTGTCCGCGATGACCTCGCCATTGAGCTTGACCTGCAAATGGCTCGAGCTGGATATTGTGTCTACGCGGGCGTAAGGGTCGCGAGGGTGGACGAAAATCTCTTCGTCTTCTTCGAACCACTGGTCCACGCTCTTCCAGCGGAACGCTATATGGTCTTTCAGGATCTGCAGCGCCGGGTCATCAATTTCCACAGGCGACCATGCTGCTTCCAAAGATGTCCGATCCCCGATCGTCAATCCCCAGTTCAAAACTTCAAATCCCAGTTCATGCTTCGAACGGGTTGGCTCCGTATCAAGCAGACCGGTCCTGACCGACGATTTCGGGAAAAAATAGATCGGCAAAAACTGATTGCTTCTGAGGATCAGAGCTTCCCGACTGTCAGCCACCGTCTCGCCAGCAAATTTAACCCGGACGCGTTTCGGGCTGTGCAGGACGTTCGTCAACACAGGCGTGTTTGGTTCGCGCGGCTGCAATTTTATCGCTCCATTGCTCATGGGATGACCTTTCCTGGATCAAGAGGCGGCGCGGGAGATGGATGGTGTCGCAGCGAACCGGTTGGTAGGCTTTTCGAGTCCCAACCGATCGCGGAAGGTGCCGGGTTCGTATTCGGTCCTGAACAAGCGGCGTTTTTGCAGTTCCGGCACGACCTGCTGGGTAAAGTTGAACCAATCGTCGGGGAGGAGAGGGAACATCAGGTTGAACCCATCGGCTGCTCCAGACGTGTAAAGGTCTTCCAGTTGATCCGCGACTTGTGACGCGGTTCCTGCCACGGTCGGCACGGCGCCGGAATTTGCCAGCTTGCGTGCAATTTCACCCAGCGTCAGGTTTTGTTGACCCCAGACTTTGACGCGATTGAGAGCCGTGTGGCCGCCATTGTATCCGGCTTCTTCCGGCAACGGCGGAAGCGGGCCATCAAGTGGGTAAGCAGAAACATCAACACCGCTCCAGCTGGACAGGAGATCGAGGCCGACCTGAACTGGCATCAACGTTTGCAAATATTCTTGCCGCTCTTCGGCTTCGGAAACGGAAGAAGCAACGACCGGCATCACGCCAGGCAAGATTTTGAAGCTATCGGGGTGACGGCCAAACTTCCTCAGTCGGGCGTTGATGTCCTCGCGATAGCGGAGACCCTCTTCCTTGTCCCGCACGATTGCGAAATGGAGATCGGCGTGCTTCGTGGCGAAGTTTTTGCCGTCCTCGGAGGAGCCAGCCTGGACGATGATGGGATGACCCTGGGGCGGTCGGGGAACATTCAGCGGACCACGGACACTGAAATGCTCACCCCTGTGATTAAGGGGATGAACGCGGGTGGTGTTGGCATAAATCCCAGACTCCTTGTCCAGCAGAATAGCGTCATCTTCCCAGCTGTCCCAAAGAGCCTTGACGATGTCGAGATATTCGGCGGCGCGTTCATACCGGTGCGCATGGTC encodes:
- a CDS encoding DUF427 domain-containing protein, encoding MSNGAIKLQPREPNTPVLTNVLHSPKRVRVKFAGETVADSREALILRSNQFLPIYFFPKSSVRTGLLDTEPTRSKHELGFEVLNWGLTIGDRTSLEAAWSPVEIDDPALQILKDHIAFRWKSVDQWFEEDEEIFVHPRDPYARVDTISSSSHLQVKLNGEVIADTTNAVFLFETHLPTRYYIPPSDIRMDTLTVSSSTSRCPYKGIASYWSYSPEIGEDGADVAWSYEAPLPEIPKIKGLIAFYPQAVDEIRVDGKPVS
- a CDS encoding LLM class flavin-dependent oxidoreductase gives rise to the protein MPRKNMILSAFFFNPQGDHRMSWRHPQAPTYEVFDFDFYRGLLEEAERAKLDTLFVADHVAIWDSVQSGVAHYANARLEPITLLSALAAVTKNIGLISTASSSYSEPYNIARMFASLDHISKGRASWNVVTSAMDEEAQNFGRDGNIDHAHRYERAAEYLDIVKALWDSWEDDAILLDKESGIYANTTRVHPLNHRGEHFSVRGPLNVPRPPQGHPIIVQAGSSEDGKNFATKHADLHFAIVRDKEEGLRYREDINARLRKFGRHPDSFKILPGVMPVVASSVSEAEERQEYLQTLMPVQVGLDLLSSWSGVDVSAYPLDGPLPPLPEEAGYNGGHTALNRVKVWGQQNLTLGEIARKLANSGAVPTVAGTASQVADQLEDLYTSGAADGFNLMFPLLPDDWFNFTQQVVPELQKRRLFRTEYEPGTFRDRLGLEKPTNRFAATPSISRAAS